The following coding sequences lie in one Fusarium poae strain DAOMC 252244 chromosome 1, whole genome shotgun sequence genomic window:
- a CDS encoding hypothetical protein (TransMembrane:10 (i128-156o176-197i204-224o272-291i356-376o396-421i433-454o460-477i484-502o508-528i)), producing the protein MATSPPPVHGMVPPHDEQSFAQEEVGRSRFCGFRDFFDYLDIYITTSRFGHFFRLSGSGHPDEIAGSTFFRECRAGLTTFATMAYIIAVNAALLQQTGGTCECDLVDRKACDKIESYMACKEDIRRDIITATAAVSGMASFAFGLLTNLPVAIAPGMGLNAYFTFQVVGYNGSGPISYRLALTAVFVEGLIFIFLALTGMRQWLVKLIPATIKTATGVGIGFFLTEIGLSYSAGIGAITGGEATPLTLAGCPQELWDERGVCQGGVMTSPKLWIAVFCGGIVTAFLMAFRVKYALIIGISLVSVLSWPRNTPFTFFPHDADGDRRFDFFKQVVVWHPIERTLNALDWNFGGSVSHFALALFTFLYVDIIDATATLYSMVRFCGVVNPRDGDFPRSTLAYCTDAAFISVGALLGSSPVTAFIESGAGIAEGGRTGLTAMMTGICFIVSVFFAPIFASVPPWATGCTLILVGCMMIRQITQINWRYIGDVLPSFVVMTFIPFSYSVAYGLIAGVFVYAVLNGLVGIVVLVSRGYIEPSEYDLKEYWTWKGSGRAPWFIRAIRHRRNAEEDDQPTGSEHAMTDLNYAERRDHSSSTTAASAASAAKDEPPMSPPLDRWVR; encoded by the exons ATGGCTACTTCACCTCCGCCTGTGCACGGCATGGTGCCTCCCCACGATGAGCAGTCTtttgctcaagaagaagttgGCCGCTCTCGCTTCTGCGGTTTTCGCGATTTTTTTGACTACCTTGATATCTACATCACCACCTCGCGTTTCGGTCATTTCTTTCGCCTCTCCGGCAGCGGTCAC CCAGATGAGATTGCTGGGTCAACCTTTTTTAGAGAATGCCGGGCTGGCTTGACTACTTTTGCCACTATGGCATACATTATCGCCGTCAAT GCGGCACTGCTCCAACAAACTGGTGGTACTTGCGAATGCGACCTGGTAGACCGAAAGGCCTGTGACAAGATCGAGTCTTATATGGCTTGCAAAGAAG ATATACGTCGAGACATCATTACCGCTACCGCCGCCGTCTCAGGTATGGCGAGCTTCGCCTTCGGTCTCCTTACTAATCTCCCTGTTGCTATCGC TCCTGGTATGGGTCTCAACGCCTACTTCACCTTTCAAGTCGTCGGATATAATGGAAGTGGTCCCATCTCGTACCGTCTTGCCCTTACAGCTGTCTTTGTCGAAGGTCTCATCTTCATTTTTCTTGCTCTTACAGGCATGCGTCAGTGGCTCGTCAAGCTCATTCCCGCTACCATCAAGACTGCTACAGGTGTTGGTATCGGGTTCTTCCTCACTGAAATCGGCCTCTCATACTCTGCTGGAATTGGTGCGATTACTGGTGGAGAGGCCACTCCCCTTACTCTTGCGGGCTGTCCTCAGGAGTTGTGGGACGAAAGAGGAGTatgtcaaggaggagtaATGACAAGCCCCAAG CTCTGGATTGCAGTCTTCTGCGGCGGTATTGTCACAGCCTTTCTAATGGCGTTCCGCGTCAAGTATGCCCTCATCATCGGCATCTCCCTTGTCTCTGTCCTCTCTTGGCC CCGCAACACTCCATTCACCTTCTTCCCTCATGATGCAGATGGAGACCGCCGATTTGACTTCTTCAAACAGGTCGTTGTCTGGCATCCGATCGAGAGAACTCTGAACGCACTTGATTGGAACTTTGGCGGCTCAGTCTCCCATTTCGCTCTCGCCTTGTTCACGTTTCTTTACGTCGACATTATCGATGCTACCGCTACTCTCTACTCCATGGTTCGTTTCTGCGGTGTCGTCAACCCTCGCGATGGTGATTTTCCCCGTTCAACTCTGGCATACTGCACTGATGCCGCTTTCATCTCTGTTGGCGCCTTGTTGGGAAGTTCTCCTGTTACTGCCTTCATCGAGAGCGGCGCGGGTATCGCTGAAGGTGGAAGAACTGGCTTGACTGCGATGATGACTGGAATCTGCTTCATTGTGTCTGTTTTCTTTGCACCCATCTTCGCATCTGTCCCACCTTGGGCGACCGGCTGTACATTGATTCTG GTTGGTTGCATGATGATTCGACAAATCACCCAGATCAACTGGCGATACATCGGCGATGTTCTCCCTTCTTTCGTGGTCATGACATTTATCCCTTTCAGCTACAGCGTAGCTTATGGCCTGATCGC TGGTGTTTTCGTTTATGCCGTTCTCAATGGCCTTGTTGGCATTGTCGTTCTTGTCTCTCGCGGCTACATCGAGCCCAGCGAGTACGACCTCAAGGAGTACTGGACCTGGAAAGGCTCTGGCCGTGCACCTTGGTTTATTCGCGCCATCCGACACCGCAGAAACGCAGAGGAAGACGATCAACCCACCGGATCCGAGCATGCAATGACTGACCTCAACTATGCCGAGCGCCGCGACCACAGTAGCTCCACTACAGCTGCGTCCGCTGCGTCTGCTGCCAAAGACGAGCCCCCTATGTCCCCTCCCCTCGATCGATGGGTACGCTAA
- a CDS encoding hypothetical protein (MEROPS:MER0013494~TransMembrane:2 (o550-568i577-598o)~BUSCO:28586at5125), which yields MASMPSATRPEDDKSTTTTPSEVDGQTVNVQVLSPSVGVTRPLLFPNLATSTTVKQLKDKIRQTLPLRPADENQRLIHRGRAIVRESDTLLDIFGADVVRNPEQQTIHLVIRDVQDSQSSAAPASSAPPAPVSAPASGPSPTASAPPTNPPRPQPPHIQGHGLAYQMPWRNSMPPTSNPFPQPRMPSPSPSHTPEQAAAFQHHHQNMTQWLNNIQREAMTRAINQNQRTRAQMGMRGVGDNSLGTVPVGDGSGRASPAPVPGQTIYREHIGPNGHTYQVETVVRTGGGVQQGGGGTAASMSPADVHNIIRSADINQATSAVASAMQRSASSTSLHNRPLTQSGAPAPFHPHGYSVMSSRRATPEPGSARLAPTAASRSSQPRQGPEVYILSSPEGPRALLFNNTSSEAYYTPRLRTQASLQQLQQQRQTMLGTSAEATTEQMQQRQYPHHHHHHHHPRPHVVANYLGQFQPQGQPLRVNQQRLQPLPQEPVPQQEQAPQGQAQAQAQAQDQGQGQVHNQGHEPEPGAFMGPLMHRGNPPMAALPPLLLQLWPQIWLLFRLALFIWFFTSPDASWSRWLSIIVIAVFIFVLSTGVFNGVPDHVWRPLGRHLENLIPMEPRPHHGAATPEQRNQQNPQPRPNPNPTEMARRLVEQHQGPENWILSQVRRLERAGLLFLASIAPGVAERHIANLEATARAERERAEAEAREAEIAAAAAAQNDENNENPAENEGEGATTGTETDQAERAPEDYERLQGEQGVQEGNHHVESDAGVFTSLIENLGVKDVQFEELLTLDPSELLTLQPIYGVIFLFKYPTDQPYATPEGPRDGSFDHDASENIFFAAQTIQNACATQALLSVLLNKTQDVEIGEQLGDFREFTMVLPPEFRGEALSNSDLIREVHNSFARSSPFADETDKTGAEAEDAFHFIAYTPINGTLYELDGLQPAPISHGACTSDDFATKVVDVLQRRIARYDTTEIRFNLLAMCRDLRQRARDFGDEELLAREERKRRDWMFENALRRHNFVGFAGEVMKGVVRSKIAEGGDVACDKWVKESLERRKNAEQAYRGRTGGGGGGDGDGDVDMGA from the exons ATGGCTTCTATGCCTTCTGCGACCCGTCCTGAAGACGATaaatccaccaccaccacgcCTTCAGAAGTTGATGGACAAACTGTAAACGTACAGGTCTTGTCACCGTCTGTTGGCGTGACCCGACCCCTGCTGTTTCCCAATCTTGCTACCAGCACTACGGTCAAACAGCTCAAGGACAAGATCCGACAGACCCTTCCATTGCGCCCAGCCGATGAGAACCAGCGCTTGATTCATCGCGGGCGCGCGATCGTTCGCGAGTCCGACACCTTGCTTGATATATTCGGCGCTGATGTG GTTCGCAACCCCGAGCAACAGACTATTCACCTTGTCATTCGCGACGTGCAAGACAGTCAATCCTCAGCCGCGCCCGCATCTTCTGCGCCTCCTGCTCCCGTCTCAGCACCAGCGTCAGGTCCCAGCCCAACCGCTTCTGCCCCGCCAACGAATCCTCCACGGCCACAACCTCCACATATCCAAGGCCATGGCTTAGCATACCAGATGCCGTGGCGAAATTCGATGCCTCCGACTTCTAACCCGTTCCCTCAGCCACGCATGCCGTCGCCCTCTCCATCCCATACCCCTGAGCAAGCTGCGGCCTTTCAACATCACCACCAGAATATGACTCAGTGGCTGAATAACATTCAACGAGAGGCTATGACAAGGGCTATTAACCAGAATCAGCGCACGAGAGCTCAGATGGGAATGCGCGGTGTTGGAGACAACAGCCTAGGGACTGTCCCAGTAGGCGACGGCAGCGGTCGAGCAAGCCCAGCCCCAGTCCCGGGCCAAACCATATATCGCGAGCATATTGGACCTAACGGGCACACGTACCAAGTCGAGACGGTTGTACGAACTGGAGGAGGAGTGCAACAAGGGGGCGGTGGTACCGCGGCCTCTATGTCACCAGCCGACGTACATAACATCATCCGAAGTGCTGATATTAACCAAGCTACGTCAGCAGTGGCCAGTGCAATGCAGCGGAGCGCTTCTAGCACTTCTTTACATAACCGCCCCTTGACACAATCCGGAGCGCCGGCACCTTTTCACCCACATGGGTACTCTGTCATGTCCAGCAGACGGGCGACCCCCGAGCCCGGTTCTGCTCGACTTGCTCCTACTGCGGCCTCTCGAAGTTCCCAACCCAGGCAAGGGCCTGAGGTATATATTCTCTCATCACCTGAAGGACCGAGAGCTTTGCTGTTTAATAATACCAGTTCTGAGGCGTACTACACTCCACGTCTTAGAACCCAAGCAAGTCTTCAACAACTCCAGCAACAGCGGCAAACCATGCTTGGTACATCGGCGGAGGCTACTACTGAGCAGATGCAACAGAGACAGTAtccccaccaccaccaccatcatcaccatcctcGTCCCCATGTGGTAGCGAATTACTTGGGCCAGTTTCAGCCACAAGGACAGCCTCTTCGTGTTAATCAACAACGCCTCCAGCCTTTACCTCAAGAACCTGTGCCTCAGCAGGAACAAGCACCCCAGGgccaggctcaggctcaggctcaggctcaggaCCAGGGCCAAGGTCAAGTTCACAATCAAGGTCATGAACCAGAGCCCGGGGCGTTCATGGGCCCCTTGATGCATCGAGGCAACCCACCAATGGCAGCACTTCCGCCATTACTTCTGCAGTTGTGGCCACAAATTTGGCTTCTATTCCGTTTGGCATTATTCATCTGGTTCTTCACTTCTCCTGATGCGAGCTGGTCTCGATGGCTTAGTATTATTGTGATCGCCGTATTCATCTTTGTGCTCAGTACCGGAGTTTTCAACGGAGTACCAGATCACGTTTGGCGACCTCTTGGGCGACACCTAGAGAACTTGATTCCCATGGAGCCAAGGCCTCATCATGGTGCCGCCACACCAGAGCAGCGTAACCAGCAGAACCCGCAGCCTAGACCGAACCCTAATCCTACCGAGATGGCAAGGCGGCTTGTGGAGCAGCACCAAGGTCCAGAGAACTGGATTCTTTCTCAAGTCAGACGTCTGGAAAGAGCTGGTCTCTTGTTCCTAGCAAGTATTGCACCAGGTGTCGCAGAAAGGCACATCGCCAATCTGGAAGCAACAGCGCGAGCTGAAAGGGAGCGCGCAGAAGCTGAAGCAAGAGAAGCCGAGATAGcagcagcggcggcggcCCAAAATGACGAAAACAACGAAAACCCGGCTGAGAACGAAGGCGAAGGAGCGACTACAGGTACTGAGACAGATCAAGCGGAGAGGGCGCCAGAGGACTATGAAAGACTACAAGGGGAGCAAGGTGTTCAGGAGGGTAATCACCATG TTGAGTCCGATGCG GGTGTTTTTACCTCCCTCATCGAGAATCTTGGTGTCAAAGACGTCCAATTCGAAGAACTCCTCACCCTCGACCCATCCGAGCTTCTCACCCTGCAACCCATCTACGGCGTGATTTTCCTCTTCAAGTACCCGACCGATCAACCATATGCGACACCCGAGGGACCCCGCGACGGCTCCTTCGACCACGATGCCTCCGAGAACATCTTCTTTGCCGCACAGACGATCCAGAATGCTTGTGCTACACAGGCCCTCCTTAGTGTCTTGTTGAACAAGACGCAGGATGTCGAGATAGGCGAGCAGCTGGGCGACTTCAGAGAATTCACCATGGTACTGCCACCCGAATTCCGCGGTGAGGCGCTCAGCAACTCTGACCTTATCCGGGAGGTGCACAACAGCTTTGCTCGCAGCAGCCCCTTTGCCGATGAGACGGACAAGACTGGTGCAGAGGCGGAGGATGCGTTCCATTTCATCGCTTACACGCCCATCAATGGCACCCTCTACGAGCTCGACGGCCTGCAACCCGCTCCCATTTCCCACGGTGCTTGCACCTCTGACGATTTTGCCACCAAGGTTGTCGATGTTCTACAACGCCGAATTGCCCGCTACGATACTACTGAGATCCGCTTCAACCTCCTCGCTATGTGCCGGGACCTGCGACAGCGAGCGCGAGACTTTGGCGACGAAGAGTTATTGGCACGAGAAGAACGCAAGCGCCGAGACTGGATGTTTGAGAATGCCCTGCGGAGACACAATTTTGTTGGTTTCGCGGGTGAGGTGATGAAGGGTGTTGTGCGTAGCAAGATCGCTGAGGGTGGTGATGTCGCGTGTGACAAGTGGGTAAAGGAGAGCttggagaggaggaagaatgCAGAGCAAGCTTACAGAGGTCGAACAGGAggtggcggcggcggcgatggagatggagatgttGATATGGGTGCTTGA
- a CDS encoding hypothetical protein (TransMembrane:1 (o68-88i)~BUSCO:26192at5125) produces the protein MLRNSFYTHGRYATSGSPSASRHMLQALTRSRCLSRPSASSIRTFASNSGKRPRFSQRLGEAMRNTKIQWYQIPVGLGIGFLGLVQFYKVSSREKERHEMEDGQEGNRTPKKRARIRPDGPWQVQVMSTLPLKAISRLWGRFNELTIPYYLRVPGFKLYSWIFGVNLDEVAEPDLHVYPNLASFFYRTLKPGARPLDQDPHTLVCPSDGKVLQYGQIQGGDIEQVKGMTYSIDALLGKNTPPASISGTSGTSTPATSLASTDVSDEEALIKQDAEFAQVNGISYTLPDLLSGTGKRGPSVKDESMPASPGTVSEVSAELALGERPWYDVVSPDKTTALYYAVIYLAPGDYHRFHSPTNWVVNRRRHFAGELYSVSPYLQRTLPGLFTLNERVVLLGRWRWGFFSYVPVGATNVGSIVVNFDKELRTNSLLTDTAADRAAEEAASRGEVYQGFAEATYEAASPILRGHALRRGEEMGGFQLGSTIVLVFEAPAHKVGDNNEHIGWDWAVEKGQQVKMGQALGRVIE, from the exons ATGCTCCGCAACTCATTCTATACCCACGGTCGTTATGCAACCTCTGGTTCGCCATCTGCTTCGCGACACATGCTCCAAGCCTTGACGAGATCGCGATGCCTATCACGGCCTTCGGCCTCTTCAATTCGAACCTTTGCCTCCAACTCGGGCAAGAGACCGAGATTCTCTCAGCGCCTTGGTGAGGCCATGCGCAACACCAAAATCCAATGGTACCAGATCCCTGTCGGTCTAGGTATTGGATTCCTCGGTCTCGTCCAATTTTATAAGGTCTCTTCTCGTGAGAAGGAGAGACATGAGATGGAAGATGGACAAGAGGGTAATAGGACGCCAAAAAAGCGTGCCAGAATTCGTCCTGATGGTCCCTG GCAAGTCCAGGTCATGTCAACTCTGCCCCTAAAAGCCATTTCTAGACTTTGGGGTCGATTCAATGAGTTGACTATTCCTTACTATCTTCGAGTTCCTGGTTTTAAGCTGTATTCCTGGATCTTTGGTGTCAA TCTTGACGAAGTCGCCGAACCCGATCTCCATGTTTATCCTAACCTCGCATCCTTTTTCTACCGTACTCTCAAGCCTGGTGCTCGGCCGCTCGACCAAGATCCTCATACTCTCGTTTGCCCCTCCGATGGCAAGGTCCTCCAATACGGTCAGATCCAAGGCGGTGACATCGAGCAAGTCAAGGGTATGACTTACAGCATCGACGCTCTCCTTGGAAAGAACACACCTCCTGCAAGCATTTCAGGTACTTCGGGCACTTCTACACCTGCGACTAGCCTAGCTTCCACCGACGTATCGGACGAGGAAGCCCTTATCAAGCAGGATGCGGAATTCGCTCAGGTCAATGGCATCTCATACACTCTTCCCGATCTCCTTTCCGGTACTGGAAAACGTGGTCCTTCAGTGAAGGATGAGTCCATGCCCGCATCTCCCGGTACAGTTTCTGAAGTTAGCGCTGAACTCGCTTTGGGTGAGCGACCTTGGTACGATGTTGTGTCACCAGATAAGACTACAGCCCTCTACTACGCAGTTATCTATCTGGCTCCTGGCGACTACCACCGTTTCCACTCTCCCACCAATTGGGTCGTCAACCGCCGTCGCCACTTCGCTGGAGAGCTTTACAGTGTATCTCCATATCTGCAACGAACCCTACCTGGTCTTTTTACTCTCAACGAGCGTGTAGTGCTTTTGGGTCGCTGGCGTTGGGGATTCTTCAGCTATGTGCCGGTCGGTGCAACCAACGTTGGTTCTATCGTCGTCAACTTTGATAAGGAACTGCGTACCAACAGCCTATTAACCGACACGGCAGCGGATCGGGCAGCTGAGGAGGCGGCCAGCAGGGGTGAAGTATATCAAGGATTTGCCGAAGCAACATACGAGGCGGCCAGCCCTATTCTGAGAGGCCATGCACTTCGACGCGGTGAGGAGATGGGTGGCTTCCAGCTGGGTAGTACTATCGTACTCGTATTTGAGGCACCTGCACACAAAGTGGGTGACAACAACGAGCACATCGGTTGGGACTGGGCGGTGGAGAAGGGGCAGCAGGTTAAGATGGGACAAGCTCTAGGAAGGGTGATTGAGTAA
- a CDS encoding hypothetical protein (BUSCO:13803at5125), with amino-acid sequence MTTPAIRIDGIVNPATQPQHELIMAEGAPSIAPSLTYSDDSDSQEEEPVIPLERRRRASTRLIAQNARDIQRITGETPAEYMGRCCGGACCMSDRNNVEYEEVPLPDNDAFKSLGLRLEKIPADLTGIIPMPEQTVFFTSIPRPTSSPSDSAVSLDSNSESSPLSTSSKNHYLVPGPGYEGVDTTIQPPRFVQPHPPHNVYPAKIHNTRELTKPGAEKRTFHFDLDITDYPPEEVFDFKVGGAIGVMAPNDEISVDEILDALMIPRFQRDKPVLMKTTKGRWPTVWGDEKARELITTRRELLTWTTDIQSYAPTKELLRVIAEHATAPNEKKILEYLCSNEGASIFSDFRGGPHTTLSQILNAFPSSHPPMDQLLSVQAQLMPRFYSLSNDPTESYTLREHAQRRLIEIAVTVHDSMDWRRGCRAGVGSGFFERQAHKFMRAQAAGERSPQVFIPMFKGLMANPLAKQFNSDGPMLLIGAGVGIAPFRGFVQRRLKQANCANKVWVLQGIRDSLVDEIYSGEWGVHEEEVKRVVQSRVGTGKYVQEEVMNQSDLVWYIINSLDGRIFVCGSSKGMGEGVEDALCDVAMEKGNLEREEARNFWKLKKEEGKYISETW; translated from the coding sequence ATGACTACTCCTGCTATTCGAATTGACGGCATCGTCAACCCCGCCACTCAACCCCAACACGAACTCATCATGGCCGAGGGTGCTCCTTCAATTGCACCTTCACTAACCTACTCAGACGATTCCGActcccaagaagaagagccagTCATCCCTCTCGAGCGCCGCCGTCGTGCATCTACACGTCTGATTGCTCAAAATGCCCGAGACATTCAGCGAATCACTGGTGAGACACCAGCTGAGTACATGGGCCGATGCTGTGGTGGTGCTTGCTGTATGAGCGACCGAAATAACGTTGAGTATGAGGAGGTTCCTCTGCCTGACAATGATGCTTTCAAGTCACTCGGACTTCGACTTGAGAAGATTCCTGCCGACCTGACTGGCATCATTCCTATGCCCGAGCAAACTGTCTTTTTCACATCAATTCCTCGGCcgacttcttctccttctgaCTCAGCCGTCTCACTTGATTCCAATTCTGAGTCTTCCCCTTTGTCCACGTCTTCCAAGAATCATTATTTGGTTCCTGGTCCTGGCTATGAGGGTGTCGATACCACCATTCAACCTCCTCGATTCGTCCAGCCTCATCCTCCCCACAACGTGTACCCGGCCAAGATCCACAACACTCGTGAGCTCACCAAGCCTGGTGCCGAGAAGCGAACCTTCCACTTCGATCTCGATATTACCGATTACCCTCCTGAGGAAGTCTTCGACTTCAAGGTTGGCGGCGCCATTGGTGTCATGGCCCCTAATGACGAGATTTCGGTTGATGAGATTCTTGACGCTCTCATGATCCCACGCTTCCAGCGTGACAAGCCTGTTCTTATGAAGACAACCAAGGGTCGTTGGCCTACTGTCTGGGGTGACGAGAAGGCTCGCGAGCTCATCACTACACGCCGTGAGCTCCTTACATGGACCACCGACATTCAGTCTTATGCTCCTACTAAGGAGCTGCTCCGTGTCATCGCGGAGCATGCCACCGCCCCtaacgagaagaagatccttGAGTATCTCTGCTCTAATGAAGGTGCCAGCATCTTCTCCGACTTCCGTGGTGGTCCCCACACCACCCTCTCTCAAATCCTTAACGCGTTCCCCAGCTCTCATCCTCCTATGGACCAACTCCTCTCTGTCCAGGCCCAGCTCATGCCGCGATTCTACTCTCTTTCCAACGACCCTACCGAATCATATACCCTTCGAGAACATGCTCAGCGCCGCTTGATCGAGATTGCTGTCACGGTCCATGACTCCATGGATTGGCGACGTGGCTGCCGTGCCGGCGTCGGATCTGGATTCTTCGAGCGACAGGCCCACAAGTTTATGAGAGCCCAGGCTGCTGGTGAACGCTCCCCTCAAGTATTCATCCCAATGTTCAAGGGTCTGATGGCCAATCCTCTGGCCAAGCAATTCAACTCGGATGGTCCTATGCTTCTGATCGGTGCCGGTGTCGGTATTGCCCCTTTCCGTGGCTTCGTCCAGCGCCGCCTCAAGCAGGCCAACTGTGCCAACAAGGTTTGGGTCCTTCAAGGTATCCGAGATTCATTGGTGGATGAGATCTACAGTGGTGAGTGGGGCGTTCATGAGGAGGAGGTGAAGCGTGTCGTTCAAAGCCGAGTTGGTACCGGCAAGTATGTGCAAGAAGAGGTTATGAACCAGTCTGACCTGGTCTGGTACATCATCAACTCGTTGGATGGCCGAATTTTTGTGTGCGGAAGCAGCAAGGGTATGGGTGAGGGCGTCGAGGATGCCCTTTGCGATGTGGCTATGGAAAAGGGCAACCTGGAGCGTGAGGAGGCTCGCAACTTTTGGAagctcaagaaggaagagggcAAGTATATTTCCGAGACATGGTAA
- a CDS encoding hypothetical protein (TransMembrane:1 (o28-45i)) — protein sequence MQNTSSLPASPVGVNVQYPQLILEGKRTGYYITFTLFILTLWLILPKKQRSQLEVPFYKASKKNWIFDAETLIKDSYTKFRDRVYQIKATEGVQVLVPASLVGELKGLPEDVLSATEAVSDALQSKYTKFSPGHNGETLALLIRTKLTQNLTRVVPRLRQEFEYILATEFPACEDWTPVKWQPFSLRAITRLSGRAFVGPSLNRDEKWMDTTINFAVHVFTACVKLQFIPEWARPVGQYFVSELRQIRKDIKIAKELLEPILKERLQNMELSNGEDAPDDMIQWLLEALPEDEKSDLTTQAELQLIIAAASIHTTNNLLCECLCDLAAYPEVQEELRQEAYQILEVEKGWEKKESLAKLKKMDSFMREVQRLSGNITSFIRKVMKPISLSDGTQLPAGTKVLAPQAGIALDERYFPDPERFDAFRFYKLRQESSEANHRWQFTSLDDTYTNFGAGKHACPGRFFANNEMKLVLAHLLINYDIRLKAGECRPKPMTVVMAKAPSPDTELEFRRRSLVA from the exons ATGCAGAACACCTCAAGTCTTCCCGCCTCACCTGTTGGTGTCAACGTCCAATATCCACAACTCATCCTCGAAGGGAAGCGCACAGGCTACTACATCACATTTACTCTATTCATCCTCACACTATGGTTGATACTGCCAAAGAAGCAAAGATCTCAACTCGAAGTTCCCTTCTACAAGGCCTCCAAGAAGAACTGGATCTTTGATGCCGAAacattaattaaagatagcTATACAAAG TTTCGCGATCGAGTATATCAGATCAAGGCTACCGAGGGTGTACAAGTCTTGGTGCCCGCAAGCCTAGTGGGTGAACTCAAGGGACTTCCTGAAGATGTCCTCAGTGCAACAGAAGCAGTGTCAGAT GCTCTGCAAAGCAAGTACACAAAGTTCTCGCCCGGTCACAACGGCGAAACACTTGCGCTATTGATCCGAACAAAGTTGACTCAAAACCTCACCCGAGTTGTGCCACGTCTTCGACAAGAATTTGAGTACATACTGGCTACAGAATTCCCTGCCTGCGAGGATTGGACGCCTGTGAAATGGCAACCCTTTAGTCTTCGTGCCATTACCCGCCTGAGCGGCAGAGCTTTCGTCGGCCCTTCCCTCAATCGGGACGAGAAGTGGATGGACACCACCATCAACTTTGCTGTTCACGTCTTTACCGCATGTGTCAAACTCCAGTTCATCCCAGAGTGGGCTCGACCTGTTGGCCAATATTTCGTGTCAGAGCTACGCCAGATTCGCAAGGATATCAAGATCGCCAAGGAACTGCTTGAGCCTATTCTCAAAGAGCGACTGCAAAATATGGAACTCTCCAACGGCGAGGACGCACCCGATGATATGATTCAATGGCTTCTCGAAGCCCTGCCCGAGGACGAAAAGTCCGATCTCACAACCCAGGCCGAGTTGCAGCTCATCATCGCGGCCGCATCTATCCACACCACGAACAACCTGCTCTGCGAATGTCTTTGTGACCTGGCAGCATACCCAGAAGTTCAAGAGGAATTACGCCAGGAGGCATATCAGATTCTCGAAGTGGAGAAGGGTtgggagaagaaagagagcttggccaagttgaagaagatggacAGTTTCATGAGAGAAGTCCAGCGTCTGAGTGGAAATATCA CATCTTTTATCCGCAAGGTCATGAAACCCATTTCTCTCTCCGACGGTACCCAGTTGCCCGCAGGCACAAAGGTCCTCGCTCCTCAAGCTGGCATTGCTCTTGACGAGCGCTATTTCCCCGACCCTGAGCGTTTTGACGCTTTCCGGTTCTACAAGCTTCGCCAAGAGTCAAGTGAAGCCAACCACAGATGGCAGTTCACCTCTCTTGACGACACATACACCAACTTTGGTGCGGGCAAACATGCATGCCCTGGGCGCTTCTTTGCCAACAATGAGATGAAGCTCGTGTTGGCACATCTGCTCATTAACTACGACATTCGTCTCAAGGCGGGTGAATGTAGACCAAAGCCAATGACTGTAGTCATGGCCAAGGCACCTTCTCCAGACACAGAACTAGAGTTCCGACGAAGATCACTGGTAGCTTGA